The proteins below are encoded in one region of Paenibacillus sp. YYML68:
- a CDS encoding DUF5050 domain-containing protein produces the protein MKALVWGMSALVVLSFQFQVGTTYIPLRAVSDALVQDVSWIENTRTVLIQDEAEQQSATDTSRGNTKSNLANGGWITGDSDWLYVSYQSHIKDHSSQDGLYRMKADGSQAVKLTSHVAQSLNVDEAYIYFTDNGVYRLNKNGGVPEPLSETGARLLLVGEWLYVSDDSMNLYMMIKDGTEQKKLPLSGDLVDFEDHTIYYTRDHALYKSNVIDPQESKIMDFAPDQHSTPIIHRNKIYYHDFKSIYSVDVDGAAMQTVYTSASDLLFSFYLNEPYLYVSEGGGGMSGNRNFTQLSLQGDKLQSISQGGTKIFGAADRLYTTRFNAGYYEWYYYENNEIKSLLIH, from the coding sequence GTGAAAGCATTAGTATGGGGTATGAGTGCGCTTGTCGTTCTATCGTTTCAATTCCAAGTAGGCACGACCTACATCCCTCTCCGCGCTGTCAGTGACGCTCTCGTTCAAGATGTGAGCTGGATTGAGAATACAAGGACCGTACTCATCCAGGATGAGGCAGAGCAGCAGTCTGCCACGGATACCAGTAGGGGTAATACCAAGAGCAATCTAGCCAATGGCGGGTGGATCACGGGGGACAGTGACTGGTTGTATGTGTCCTACCAATCTCACATCAAGGATCATTCTTCTCAAGACGGTCTCTATAGAATGAAAGCCGATGGAAGCCAGGCCGTGAAGTTAACTTCACATGTCGCTCAATCTTTGAACGTGGATGAAGCCTATATTTATTTTACAGACAATGGAGTGTATAGGCTGAATAAGAATGGAGGCGTTCCCGAACCATTAAGTGAAACAGGAGCTCGACTGCTATTAGTTGGAGAATGGTTATACGTTAGTGATGATTCCATGAACCTCTATATGATGATAAAAGACGGCACTGAACAGAAAAAACTGCCACTCTCAGGCGACCTCGTTGATTTTGAAGATCATACGATCTATTACACAAGAGACCATGCGCTCTACAAGAGCAACGTAATCGATCCTCAAGAATCGAAGATTATGGATTTTGCGCCCGACCAACATTCAACTCCGATCATCCACCGTAACAAAATCTATTATCATGACTTTAAATCCATATACTCGGTGGACGTAGACGGAGCTGCAATGCAAACCGTATATACGTCGGCTTCCGATCTATTATTCTCCTTCTATCTAAATGAACCATACCTGTATGTTAGTGAAGGTGGAGGCGGGATGAGCGGGAACCGGAACTTCACACAATTGTCCTTGCAAGGGGATAAATTACAAAGCATTTCTCAAGGAGGGACGAAGATATTCGGTGCTGCTGATCGACTTTATACCACTCGCTTTAACGCGGGGTATTATGAATGGTATTACTATGAGAACAATGAAATAAAAAGCCTACTAATCCACTAA
- a CDS encoding electron transfer flavoprotein subunit alpha/FixB family protein: MSGQTILIVAEGRGGTLRKVTFEAIQAARWCASEGDRLVAVLIGHEVSPLAAELADEYGLDQVAVVEHEVLQHYSPELYDGALCAVVEELQPSGIVLGHTAMGRDLAPRLAARLAAGQLSDVVDIERTGEGLLFTRPIYAGKAFETKRFNAGPFVVTIRPNNIPAAQPVKADDDSASTLADEAVALGEAAAAANDVPADNDSQAADSSAVAANALPTANSSAAAIVAVPWSPPPAASLRTVVRDVVAKAAGKVDLTEAKIVVSGGRGVKSAEGFRVLEELAAALGGAAVGASRGACDAGYCDYSLQIGQTGKVVTPDVYIACGISGAIQHLAGMSQSRLIIAINKDPEAPIFKIADYGIVGDLFEVVPLLTEELKRPV; encoded by the coding sequence ATGAGCGGACAAACGATATTAATCGTAGCGGAAGGTCGAGGCGGTACGCTGCGGAAGGTGACGTTCGAGGCGATTCAGGCGGCGAGATGGTGCGCGAGTGAAGGAGACCGACTAGTAGCGGTGCTGATCGGTCATGAAGTGAGTCCACTTGCCGCAGAGCTGGCCGATGAGTACGGACTCGATCAGGTTGCGGTTGTGGAGCATGAAGTGCTGCAGCATTACAGCCCGGAGCTGTATGACGGTGCGCTGTGTGCGGTCGTCGAGGAGCTACAGCCCAGTGGCATCGTGCTCGGTCATACAGCTATGGGGCGCGACCTGGCGCCAAGGCTGGCCGCCCGGCTTGCCGCAGGGCAGCTGTCCGACGTCGTCGACATCGAGCGGACGGGGGAAGGCCTCTTATTCACGCGCCCGATCTACGCGGGCAAGGCGTTCGAGACGAAGCGGTTCAACGCGGGGCCGTTCGTCGTGACGATTCGTCCGAACAATATCCCCGCGGCTCAGCCTGTGAAGGCAGACGATGACTCCGCGAGCACACTGGCGGACGAAGCCGTGGCTCTAGGCGAGGCGGCGGCGGCGGCAAATGACGTCCCCGCTGATAACGACTCCCAGGCCGCAGACAGCTCTGCTGTCGCTGCGAACGCCTTGCCGACCGCGAACAGCTCTGCCGCCGCCATTGTCGCCGTACCGTGGTCGCCGCCGCCAGCAGCATCGCTTCGCACCGTTGTGCGCGACGTCGTGGCGAAGGCGGCAGGCAAGGTCGATCTGACGGAGGCGAAGATCGTCGTCTCCGGCGGCCGCGGCGTGAAGAGCGCGGAAGGCTTCCGCGTGCTCGAGGAGCTGGCCGCAGCGCTCGGCGGCGCGGCCGTCGGCGCATCCCGCGGCGCGTGCGATGCCGGCTACTGCGACTACTCGCTCCAGATCGGCCAGACCGGCAAGGTCGTCACGCCTGATGTGTATATCGCCTGCGGCATCAGCGGCGCGATCCAGCATTTGGCCGGAATGAGCCAGTCACGCCTCATTATTGCGATTAACAAGGACCCCGAGGCGCCGATCTTCAAGATTGCCGACTACGGCATCGTCGGCGATCTGTTCGAGGTCGTGCCGCTGCTGACGGAGGAGCTTAAGAGGCCGGTGTAA
- a CDS encoding electron transfer flavoprotein subunit beta/FixA family protein yields the protein MNIVVLVKQTFDTEEKIVLTNGGVSEEGVKFIINPYDEYAVEEAIRLKEQHGGCVTVVSVGPERCAEALRTALAMGADEAVLIDSTGLSDEYGVSRVLATSIGTRSVDVVLGGYFSSDHGAGQVAIRVAQLLGLPHVSAVTKLEAKDGRVVVERDAEGDTETLELVLPALFTAQQGLNEPRYPTLPGIMKAKKKPFARVTLDDLGLTAADVAPRTERMSMALPPARQAGQLLAGDAQQQAASLAQLLRDEAKL from the coding sequence ATGAACATCGTAGTGCTGGTGAAGCAGACGTTCGATACGGAGGAGAAAATCGTCCTCACCAACGGCGGCGTCTCGGAGGAAGGCGTCAAGTTCATTATCAATCCGTACGATGAATATGCGGTCGAGGAGGCGATTCGGCTGAAGGAGCAGCACGGAGGCTGCGTGACGGTCGTCTCCGTCGGACCAGAGCGATGCGCTGAGGCGCTGCGCACGGCGCTGGCGATGGGCGCGGATGAAGCAGTCCTGATCGACTCCACTGGCCTGTCGGACGAATACGGCGTGTCGCGAGTACTAGCCACATCGATCGGGACCCGTTCTGTGGATGTTGTGCTCGGAGGGTATTTCTCCTCGGACCATGGAGCCGGGCAAGTCGCGATTCGCGTCGCGCAGCTGCTCGGACTTCCGCATGTGTCGGCGGTGACGAAGCTAGAGGCGAAGGACGGACGCGTAGTCGTCGAGCGCGATGCGGAGGGCGATACCGAGACGCTGGAGCTTGTGCTTCCTGCCCTATTCACCGCCCAACAGGGGCTGAACGAGCCACGCTACCCAACGCTGCCCGGCATTATGAAGGCTAAGAAGAAGCCGTTCGCTCGGGTGACACTCGATGACCTCGGCTTGACTGCAGCGGATGTCGCCCCCCGTACGGAGCGGATGTCGATGGCGCTGCCGCCTGCGAGGCAGGCCGGCCAGCTTCTAGCTGGAGATGCCCAGCAGCAGGCGGCTTCGCTCGCTCAGCTGCTAAGAGACGAAGCGAAGCTGTAG
- a CDS encoding (Fe-S)-binding protein — translation MFMQMVHVLLFITVTGYGLLLFGKAVYRRFLYVRLGQPYDFRQAGRERLAGFLGEVFGQRKLLKDRRSGVMHIVLFYGFLVLQLGALDLIYKGLTNGQKLPVPGYEAFNLLQELTIAAVLAAVGYAAYRRYVERLPRLKRGWKPSLVVWFIVGLLLSVLLSLAFERIWLGHTAGQLDAYAPISSVLASLMSGMSPGAAKAAFYVSWWVHLLILLSFLVYVPQSKHFHLITAPINLWLRRKEPVGRLRKLELEDEQAESFGAGRVEDFTQKQLLDLYACVECGRCTNVCPASSTGKALSPMHLITKLRDHLTEKGAAVTSRSPWVPELVFGSSAGSVHRMVPVEEQEQTQVEAQAQAKVQTQVEAQARERAESQSQAQTQAQAHADDGTSAPLAATDIRPTLAWQQAAWQAHADGTAAVDVELIGGVIREEELWSCTTCRNCEDQCPVGNEHVDKIIDMRRHLVLMQGSLPHEAQRAMQSIERQGNPWGLSRSDRAKWTADVAGVKVPTVKDNPDFELLFFVGSMGSYDERSRKVSRALVRLLHEAGVSFAILGSEERGSGDTPRRLGNELLFQQLCMDNIEVFRRYGVKRIVTACPHTYNTLKNEYSDFGMNGVEVLHHSELLAELVATGRLKPTYELKERITYHDSCYLGRYNNVYDQPREVLRAIPGVELVELERSRDNGMCCGAGGGLMWMEETAGTRMNVARTEQVLAVQPTVISSACPYCLTMLADGTKLKEADNRVKTRDIAELLELSVFGSGSE, via the coding sequence ATGTTCATGCAAATGGTTCACGTGCTACTGTTCATCACGGTGACCGGCTACGGGCTGCTGCTGTTCGGCAAGGCGGTGTATCGTCGGTTTCTCTATGTGAGGCTCGGTCAGCCTTATGATTTCAGGCAGGCCGGGCGTGAGAGGCTGGCGGGCTTCCTCGGGGAGGTGTTCGGTCAGCGGAAGCTGCTGAAGGACCGGAGGAGCGGAGTGATGCACATCGTGCTGTTCTACGGGTTCCTCGTTCTGCAGCTCGGGGCGCTTGATTTGATCTATAAGGGTCTGACCAACGGTCAAAAGTTACCTGTTCCCGGCTACGAGGCGTTCAACCTGCTGCAGGAGCTCACCATCGCTGCGGTGCTGGCGGCTGTTGGCTATGCGGCATACAGGCGCTATGTCGAGCGACTGCCCCGGCTGAAGCGGGGCTGGAAGCCGAGTCTGGTCGTCTGGTTCATCGTCGGTCTGCTGCTGTCGGTGCTGCTGTCGCTTGCGTTTGAGCGTATTTGGCTCGGGCACACTGCTGGTCAGCTGGATGCGTATGCGCCAATCTCGTCTGTGCTCGCCTCGCTGATGAGCGGAATGTCGCCGGGTGCTGCGAAGGCTGCGTTCTATGTAAGCTGGTGGGTGCATCTGCTCATTCTGCTCAGCTTCCTCGTCTATGTGCCGCAGTCGAAGCACTTCCATCTCATCACGGCCCCGATCAACCTGTGGCTGCGACGCAAGGAGCCTGTCGGGAGGCTGAGGAAGCTTGAGCTCGAGGATGAGCAGGCGGAATCGTTCGGAGCGGGGCGCGTGGAGGATTTTACGCAAAAGCAGCTGCTCGACCTGTACGCCTGCGTCGAGTGCGGTCGCTGCACGAACGTCTGCCCGGCCTCGAGCACCGGGAAGGCGCTGTCGCCGATGCACCTGATCACGAAGCTGCGCGATCATCTGACCGAGAAGGGGGCGGCGGTGACGTCCCGCTCGCCGTGGGTGCCAGAGCTCGTGTTCGGCTCGTCAGCTGGGAGCGTGCATCGGATGGTGCCGGTCGAGGAGCAAGAGCAGACGCAGGTAGAGGCGCAGGCGCAGGCGAAGGTGCAGACGCAGGTAGAGGCGCAGGCACGGGAGCGGGCGGAGTCGCAGTCACAAGCGCAGACGCAAGCGCAGGCACATGCCGACGACGGCACATCTGCGCCACTAGCAGCCACCGACATCCGCCCGACGCTCGCGTGGCAGCAGGCCGCTTGGCAGGCGCATGCCGACGGGACGGCTGCAGTCGATGTCGAGCTCATCGGAGGCGTCATCCGCGAGGAGGAGCTGTGGTCGTGCACGACGTGCCGCAACTGCGAGGACCAATGCCCGGTCGGCAACGAGCATGTGGACAAAATCATCGACATGCGCCGTCATCTCGTGCTGATGCAGGGCAGTCTGCCGCACGAGGCGCAGCGGGCGATGCAGAGCATTGAGCGACAGGGCAACCCGTGGGGGCTGAGCCGCAGCGACCGCGCCAAGTGGACGGCTGACGTGGCCGGTGTGAAGGTGCCGACGGTGAAGGACAATCCAGACTTCGAGCTGCTGTTCTTCGTCGGCTCGATGGGCTCGTATGATGAGCGCAGCCGCAAGGTGTCCCGGGCGCTCGTCCGGCTGCTGCACGAGGCGGGCGTCAGCTTCGCTATACTCGGCAGCGAAGAGCGGGGATCGGGGGATACGCCGAGGAGGCTTGGGAACGAGCTGCTTTTTCAACAGCTGTGTATGGATAATATTGAGGTGTTCCGCCGTTACGGTGTGAAGCGGATCGTCACCGCCTGTCCGCATACGTACAACACGCTGAAGAACGAGTACTCGGACTTCGGCATGAATGGCGTCGAGGTGCTGCACCATAGCGAGCTGCTCGCTGAGCTCGTCGCGACAGGCCGGCTGAAGCCGACCTACGAGCTGAAGGAGCGAATTACGTACCACGATTCGTGCTATCTCGGACGGTACAACAACGTGTATGACCAGCCTCGCGAGGTGCTGCGGGCGATTCCGGGTGTCGAGCTGGTCGAGCTGGAGCGATCGCGGGACAACGGCATGTGCTGTGGAGCAGGAGGCGGTTTGATGTGGATGGAGGAGACCGCAGGTACAAGAATGAACGTCGCCCGCACGGAGCAGGTACTCGCGGTGCAGCCGACCGTGATCAGCAGCGCCTGTCCGTACTGTCTGACGATGCTCGCGGACGGTACGAAGCTGAAGGAGGCCGACAATCGTGTGAAGACGCGGGACATAGCCGAGCTGCTGGAGCTGTCGGTGTTCGGCAGCGGGAGTGAGTAG
- a CDS encoding 3-hydroxyacyl-CoA dehydrogenase/enoyl-CoA hydratase family protein — translation MDTRPIRTAAVIGAGVMGSGIAAHLANAGIPCLLLDLVPKALTEEESARGLTLAQRAVRNRHATQAVARLHKAKPSPLYDEAFASRITPGNLDDDLAKLADVDWIIEVIVERLEPKRELLSRIESVWKPGTIVSSNTSGISIEAMSAHCGEELRRHFLGTHFFNPPRYMKLLELVPGTRTDPDIVQQMKRFCERRLGKGVVIAKDTPNFIANRIGTYGLLVTLREMARGGFTVEEIDAVTGPAIGRPKSATFRTLDLVGLDTFVHVASNVSGSVIDEVERQSFAVPELLSRMVEQGWLGEKAGRGFYRKEKGAQGQGSQILSLQPGTMTYEPQRKPAGASLEAAKLAKGARGKLKALLGGGDKYAELAWTLLKHMLVYAAEKLGEIADTVQEIDDAMKWGFSWELGPFETWDAIGLVQSVERMEAEGLTVPAWVKAWIADGHTSFYKQQSGSVFYVSNGAYRQVEAPVEHLSLRALKESGQTVSSNAGASLIDIGDGVACLEFHSPNNAIGADILTMIQQSVEEVRRNYDGLVLANEGRNFCVGANLMILLMEAQDEEWEEIDRIIRLFQSTMLKLKRLEKPVVAAPHRMTLGGGVEACMPADRVVASAETYYGLVEAGVGLIPAGGGCKELALRASRLARHPEADLQPYVNQAFETVGMAKVSSSAHDAFRLGLLQSGDRVVMNQDHLLYEAKQTVLGLVKGGYEPPQEERIRVVGAEGKAIMQLGAYGLKQGGYISDHDVRIASKLAHVLAGGDVPAGALVTETYMLELEREAFLSLCGEPKTQQRMQHMLSKGKPLRN, via the coding sequence ATGGATACAAGACCAATTCGTACCGCAGCCGTCATCGGCGCAGGCGTCATGGGCTCAGGCATCGCCGCCCATCTGGCGAACGCAGGCATTCCGTGCCTGCTCCTCGACCTCGTGCCGAAGGCGCTTACGGAGGAGGAGTCGGCACGCGGGCTGACGCTCGCGCAACGTGCCGTGCGCAATCGACACGCGACGCAGGCGGTCGCGAGGCTGCATAAGGCGAAGCCGTCGCCGTTGTATGACGAGGCGTTCGCCTCGCGCATCACACCCGGTAACCTCGACGACGATCTGGCGAAGCTGGCGGACGTCGACTGGATCATCGAGGTCATCGTAGAGCGGCTCGAGCCGAAGCGCGAGCTGCTAAGTCGCATCGAGTCGGTGTGGAAGCCGGGTACAATTGTGAGCTCGAACACGTCGGGCATTTCGATTGAGGCGATGTCGGCGCATTGCGGGGAGGAGCTGCGGCGGCATTTTCTCGGGACACACTTCTTCAACCCACCTCGCTACATGAAGCTGCTGGAGCTCGTGCCGGGCACGCGAACGGACCCGGACATCGTGCAGCAGATGAAGCGGTTCTGCGAGCGGCGTCTGGGCAAGGGCGTCGTCATCGCCAAGGATACGCCGAACTTTATCGCCAATCGGATCGGCACGTACGGCCTGCTCGTCACGCTGCGCGAGATGGCCCGAGGCGGCTTCACCGTTGAAGAGATCGACGCTGTCACAGGCCCGGCCATTGGGCGACCAAAGAGCGCCACGTTCCGCACGCTCGATCTCGTCGGGCTCGATACGTTCGTGCATGTGGCGAGCAATGTGTCGGGCAGCGTCATCGATGAGGTTGAGCGGCAGTCGTTCGCTGTACCGGAGCTGCTGAGTCGTATGGTGGAGCAGGGCTGGCTGGGGGAGAAGGCGGGGCGAGGCTTTTACCGGAAGGAGAAGGGGGCGCAAGGGCAAGGTAGTCAGATCCTGTCTCTACAGCCGGGGACGATGACGTATGAGCCGCAGCGTAAGCCGGCAGGGGCGTCGCTTGAGGCGGCGAAGCTGGCGAAGGGGGCGCGAGGCAAGCTGAAGGCGCTGCTCGGAGGCGGCGACAAGTACGCGGAGCTGGCGTGGACGCTGCTCAAGCATATGCTCGTCTATGCGGCGGAGAAGCTGGGCGAGATCGCGGACACGGTGCAGGAGATCGATGACGCGATGAAATGGGGCTTCAGCTGGGAGCTCGGCCCGTTCGAGACGTGGGATGCGATCGGGCTTGTGCAGTCGGTCGAGCGGATGGAGGCAGAGGGGCTGACTGTTCCGGCGTGGGTGAAGGCGTGGATCGCCGACGGGCATACGTCGTTCTATAAGCAGCAGTCCGGCAGCGTCTTCTATGTGAGCAATGGCGCATACCGACAGGTCGAGGCGCCTGTGGAGCATCTGTCGCTGCGGGCGCTCAAGGAGAGCGGGCAGACGGTGAGCTCGAACGCTGGAGCGAGCTTGATCGACATCGGCGACGGTGTGGCGTGCCTCGAGTTTCATTCGCCCAACAATGCGATAGGGGCAGATATTCTGACGATGATTCAGCAAAGTGTGGAGGAGGTCAGGCGCAATTACGACGGCCTGGTCCTCGCCAATGAAGGGCGCAACTTCTGCGTCGGCGCCAATCTGATGATCTTGCTCATGGAGGCGCAGGATGAGGAGTGGGAGGAGATCGACCGCATCATCCGTCTGTTCCAGAGCACGATGCTGAAGCTGAAGCGGCTCGAGAAGCCCGTCGTGGCGGCTCCGCATCGGATGACGCTCGGAGGCGGCGTCGAGGCGTGCATGCCTGCAGACCGCGTGGTCGCCTCGGCGGAGACGTATTATGGCCTCGTCGAGGCTGGCGTCGGACTCATCCCGGCTGGAGGCGGCTGCAAGGAGCTGGCGCTGCGCGCAAGTAGGCTGGCTCGCCACCCGGAGGCTGATCTGCAGCCGTATGTGAATCAGGCGTTCGAGACGGTCGGGATGGCGAAGGTGTCGTCGAGCGCACACGATGCGTTCCGACTCGGGCTGCTGCAGAGTGGCGATCGCGTCGTCATGAACCAGGATCACCTGCTCTATGAGGCGAAGCAGACGGTGCTCGGGCTAGTGAAGGGCGGCTACGAGCCTCCGCAGGAGGAACGCATTCGCGTCGTCGGCGCGGAGGGCAAGGCGATTATGCAGCTGGGTGCGTACGGGCTGAAGCAGGGGGGCTACATCAGCGACCACGACGTGCGGATTGCGAGCAAGCTGGCGCACGTGCTGGCGGGTGGCGACGTTCCGGCTGGAGCGCTCGTCACCGAGACGTATATGCTCGAGCTGGAGCGGGAAGCCTTCCTCAGCCTATGTGGGGAGCCGAAGACGCAGCAGCGCATGCAGCACATGCTGAGCAAGGGGAAGCCGCTTCGGAATTAG
- a CDS encoding acetyl-CoA C-acyltransferase, with protein sequence MREAVIVSIVRTPAGKAKKGTLARMRADDMGKAVLEAVMERTPGLCKKDVDDVIIGCAMPEGEQGLNFARIMSLYAGFPVTVPALTINRFCSSGLQSIAFAADRIRSGGADVIVAGGVESMSHVPMTGFKLSPNPSIVEQMPEVYIGMGHTAELVADRFGISREEQDRFAARSHARAAVAAREGKFRDELVPLQVEWKELDATSGRLCERIARLEHDEGIREVTTAEVLAGLRPAFKQGGTVTAGNSSQMSDGAAAAVVMSRERAEALGLKPLAVFRSFALAGVEPEIMGVGPVEAIPKALAMAGLSLADVDLFEINEAFASQCVHIIRQLGLDEEKVNVNGGAIALGHPLGCTGTKLTATLVHELRRRGGGIGVVSMCIGGGMGAAGVLEVYGEQA encoded by the coding sequence ATGAGAGAGGCTGTCATCGTGTCGATCGTCCGCACCCCGGCAGGGAAGGCGAAGAAGGGGACGTTAGCCCGGATGCGGGCCGACGATATGGGGAAGGCCGTGCTGGAGGCGGTCATGGAGCGTACACCTGGATTGTGTAAAAAAGACGTCGACGACGTCATCATTGGCTGCGCGATGCCGGAAGGGGAGCAAGGGCTCAACTTCGCCCGCATCATGTCGCTGTACGCCGGCTTCCCGGTGACCGTCCCGGCGCTGACGATTAATCGGTTCTGCTCCTCCGGTCTGCAGTCGATTGCTTTCGCTGCTGACCGGATTCGGTCGGGCGGTGCCGACGTCATCGTCGCAGGCGGTGTGGAGAGCATGAGTCACGTGCCGATGACGGGCTTCAAGCTGTCGCCGAATCCGAGCATCGTGGAGCAGATGCCGGAGGTGTACATCGGCATGGGGCATACGGCGGAGCTCGTCGCCGATCGGTTCGGCATTAGCCGGGAGGAGCAGGACCGGTTCGCTGCACGGTCGCATGCGAGGGCGGCTGTAGCCGCACGCGAGGGCAAGTTCCGCGACGAGCTCGTGCCGTTGCAGGTCGAGTGGAAGGAGCTCGATGCGACGAGTGGGCGTCTATGCGAACGCATAGCTCGACTCGAGCACGATGAGGGTATACGGGAGGTGACGACTGCAGAGGTGCTCGCTGGACTGCGACCCGCGTTCAAGCAGGGCGGCACCGTGACGGCAGGCAACTCGTCGCAGATGAGCGACGGCGCTGCCGCAGCTGTCGTCATGAGCCGGGAGCGGGCAGAGGCGCTCGGGCTGAAGCCGCTTGCGGTGTTCCGCTCGTTCGCGCTCGCTGGAGTCGAGCCGGAGATTATGGGCGTCGGGCCGGTCGAGGCGATCCCGAAGGCGCTCGCCATGGCCGGACTGTCGCTCGCCGACGTTGACCTGTTCGAGATCAACGAAGCGTTCGCCTCGCAGTGCGTTCATATCATCCGTCAGCTCGGCCTCGACGAGGAGAAGGTGAACGTGAACGGCGGTGCGATTGCGCTCGGTCATCCGCTCGGCTGCACGGGCACGAAGCTTACGGCCACGCTTGTACACGAGCTGCGCCGTCGGGGCGGCGGCATCGGCGTCGTGTCGATGTGCATTGGCGGCGGCATGGGGGCGGCAGGCGTGCTGGAGGTGTACGGGGAGCAGGCGTGA
- a CDS encoding acyl-CoA dehydrogenase family protein codes for MVNKAGGSFLISETPFHQVVTPEDFTEEHRMIGQTTEDFVADDVAPHDEELEKLNYELSVQLLRKAGEVGLLGADVPEAYGGLGLDKISSTLINEKLSGASSFALTLGAHVGIGTLPIVYFGNEEQKQRYLPALASGELIAAYCLTEPSSGSDALGAKTTAVLSDDGSHYVLNGAKQYITNAAFADVFIVYAKVNGTDFSTFIVERTMEGVSIGPEEKKMGIKGSSTCPLILEDVKVPVRNLLGEVGKGHLIAFNILNIGRFKLAAGCLGACKDALGYSVTYANERTQFGRPISSFPLIGRKLAEMNVRTYVLESMVYRTAGLFDEGLAEIDAASGQVGYSTAKAIAEYAIECSVNKVFGSEALQFVADEGVQIHGGYGFIQEYRIERIYRDCRINRIFEGTNEINRLLIPGTLIKRAMKGELPLMQKASALQSELLSLVPEQSFEETLGQEAQLVQMAKRIFLMTGALAVQKYQLQLEAQQEVLGILADMIIGIYAMESALLRTQKRLAATSADPCANAIDMTTVFVHDTFTRIEEWAKEALAAMETGDVLRTQQSVLKKLTRRTAVNSIELKRRIASRVIQSEGYTL; via the coding sequence ATGGTTAACAAAGCAGGTGGAAGCTTTCTCATCAGTGAAACGCCATTTCATCAGGTGGTAACACCGGAGGATTTCACCGAGGAGCATCGCATGATCGGCCAGACGACGGAGGATTTCGTCGCAGACGACGTAGCTCCGCACGACGAGGAGCTGGAGAAGCTCAACTATGAGCTCTCCGTACAGCTGTTGCGCAAGGCAGGAGAGGTCGGGCTGCTCGGCGCGGACGTACCCGAGGCGTACGGCGGCCTCGGCCTCGACAAGATCAGCTCGACGCTGATCAACGAGAAGCTGAGCGGCGCGTCCTCGTTCGCCCTGACGCTGGGCGCTCACGTCGGCATCGGCACGCTGCCGATCGTCTATTTCGGCAACGAGGAGCAGAAGCAGCGTTACCTCCCGGCACTCGCCTCAGGTGAGCTTATCGCCGCCTACTGCTTAACAGAGCCGTCCTCCGGCTCGGATGCGCTCGGCGCGAAGACGACGGCGGTGCTGTCGGACGACGGGTCACATTACGTGCTGAACGGCGCGAAGCAGTACATCACGAATGCGGCGTTCGCCGACGTGTTCATCGTCTATGCGAAGGTGAACGGCACCGACTTCAGCACGTTCATCGTCGAGCGGACGATGGAGGGCGTGAGCATCGGCCCGGAGGAGAAGAAGATGGGCATCAAGGGCTCGTCCACGTGTCCGCTCATCCTGGAGGATGTGAAGGTGCCTGTTCGCAACCTGCTCGGGGAGGTCGGCAAAGGCCACCTGATCGCCTTCAACATCTTGAACATCGGACGCTTCAAGCTCGCTGCGGGCTGCCTCGGCGCCTGCAAGGATGCGCTCGGCTACTCGGTGACCTACGCCAATGAACGAACACAGTTCGGCCGTCCGATCTCATCGTTCCCACTCATCGGGCGCAAGCTGGCGGAGATGAACGTCCGCACGTATGTGCTGGAGAGCATGGTGTACCGGACGGCAGGCCTGTTCGACGAAGGATTGGCCGAGATCGATGCCGCCAGCGGGCAGGTTGGCTATTCGACGGCGAAGGCGATCGCCGAGTATGCCATCGAGTGCTCGGTGAATAAGGTATTCGGCTCTGAGGCGCTGCAGTTCGTTGCAGACGAAGGGGTGCAAATTCACGGCGGTTACGGCTTCATCCAGGAGTACCGAATCGAGCGCATATACCGCGACTGTCGGATTAATCGCATTTTCGAAGGGACGAATGAAATTAATCGGCTTCTCATTCCCGGCACGCTGATCAAGCGGGCGATGAAGGGCGAGCTGCCGCTCATGCAGAAGGCGTCGGCGCTGCAGTCCGAGCTGCTGTCGCTCGTGCCGGAGCAGTCGTTCGAGGAGACGCTGGGGCAGGAGGCGCAGCTCGTGCAGATGGCGAAGCGCATCTTCCTCATGACCGGAGCGCTCGCCGTGCAGAAGTACCAGCTCCAGCTCGAGGCGCAGCAGGAGGTGCTCGGCATACTGGCCGACATGATCATCGGCATCTATGCGATGGAGAGCGCGCTGCTCCGCACGCAGAAGCGGCTCGCAGCGACTAGCGCGGACCCATGTGCGAACGCCATCGACATGACGACCGTCTTCGTGCACGACACGTTCACGCGCATCGAGGAGTGGGCGAAGGAGGCACTGGCTGCGATGGAGACCGGCGACGTGCTGCGTACGCAGCAGTCCGTTCTGAAGAAGCTGACCCGCCGCACCGCTGTCAATTCGATTGAGCTGAAGCGCCGCATCGCGTCGCGTGTCATACAGAGCGAGGGCTACACGCTGTAA